The proteins below are encoded in one region of Pristis pectinata isolate sPriPec2 chromosome 37, sPriPec2.1.pri, whole genome shotgun sequence:
- the LOC127586642 gene encoding mucin-5AC-like — MSSTTVSPYTTISKLITGVSTTMSNTMTGPSTSQSTIMTSSLNTLSRTPGLSTTLHSTLASSPTMFSSATTSQLTTQSIITTGQLSTVPEITSGTTLTMTSTITNPSSTLSESTLCPSTTISTTNTGPLTTLSSTTATQSTTLSSTSNRQSTKQSSITTSPLSTVSETTTGPLTTPPSITNSSSTISTEITTRKSTTVSSTKTGPWTTSSGTTASPVTISSTQTVPSTILSSTSTSPSVTSSGSKTSRSTTLSETSSSLKTTFSTEASPFTTISKTTTEISTTLPEASGQSTTLSSTSNIFSSTPTGPSTLLSSTPTGPSTLLSSTPTGPSTLLSSTSTSSSIMTSGSTSGLSTSLSETTTSLSKTSTIASPSTILFSTTTSQLTTESSVTTSPLSTVPETTTGQATTSLTSTLAKSTLYPSTTLFRTTTGPSTTLSSTAATQSNMLSSTTTSQATKQSSITTSPFSTATTTGLWTTPPSITNSSSIKLSTISSGTTTGPVTTISSTPTRHFTILSTTSTSPSITSSASTNGLSTTLSETTTSPSITMSSTTYNKQLINHIFRNNSQKINITLHNNNSTVDHIFRNNNQPKDHHFQHTHWAICNTLQHIDQPTRHFLRLNNRPVNHIVRNNNQPIQNKHNTQSINRIIQHNS, encoded by the exons ATGTCCAGCACAACAGTCAGCCCATATACTACAATCTCCAAATTAATCACTGGCGTATCCACAACAATGTCCAACACAATGACAGGCCCTTCCACATCACAATCCACCATAATGACCAGCTCATTGAATACATTGTCAAGAACACCAGGTCTATCAACAACATTACACAGCACACTGGCCAGTTCACCAACCATGTTCTCCAGCGCAACAACAAGCCAATTGACAACACAATCCATCATAACTACCGGCCAGCTGTCAACTGTGCCTGAAATAACAAGCGGCACAACCTTGACAATGACCAGCACGATAACTAACCCGTCGTCCACATTATCTGAATCAACTCTCTGCCCATCGACAACAATATCCACAACAAATACAGGCCCGTTGACAACACTGTCCAGCACAACTGCCACTCAATCAACCACGTTGTCCAGCACATCGAATAGACAATCGACTAAACAATCCAGCATAACTACCAGCCCATTGTCCACAGTCTCTGAAACAACCACAGGTCCATTGACAACACCACCAAGTATAACAAACAGCTCATCAACCATATCCACCGAAATAACAACTAGAAAATCGACGACAGTCTCCAGCACAAAAACCGGGCCATGGACCACATCTTCAGGAACAACAGCCAGCCCAGTGACCATTTCCAGTACACAAACCGTTCCATCTACAATACTCTCCAGCACATCGACCAGCCCGTCAGTCACGTCCTCAGGGTCAAAAACCAGCCGGTCAACCACATTGTCTGAAACAAGCAGCTCATTGAAAACAACGTTCAGCACAGAGGCCAGCCCATTTACTACAATCTCCAAAACAACCACCGAAATATCAACTACATTGCCTGAAGCATCAGGTCAATCGACAACATTGTCCAGCACATCAAACATATTCTCCAGCACACCGACCGGTCCATCTACATTACTCTCCAGCACACCGACCGGTCCATCTACATTACTCTCCAGCACACCGACCGGTCCATCTACATTACTCTCCAGCACATCAACCAGCTCATCAATCATGACCTCAGGCTCAACATCTGGCCTGTCAACCTCATTGTCTGAAACAACAACCAGCTTATCGAAAACAAGCACAATAGCCAGTCCATCAACCATATTATTCAGCACTACGACCAGTCAATTGACAACAGAGTCCAGCGTAACCACCAGTCCTTTGTCAACTGTGCCTGAAACAACGACTGGCCAAGCAACGACCAGCTTGACGTCCACGTTAGCCAAATCAACGCTTTACCCATCGACAACATTGTTCAGGACAACCACAGGCCCATCGACAACACTGTCCAGCACAGCTGCTACTCAATCAAACATGTTGTCCAGCACAACAACTAGCCAAGCGACCAAACAATCCAGCATAACTACCAGCCCATTCTCCACAGCAACAACCACAGGCCTATGGACAACTCCGCCCAGCATAACAAACAGCTCATCAATCAAACTGTCAACCATATCTTCAGGAACAACAACCGGCCCAgtgaccaccatttccagcacacCGACCAGACATTTTACAATACTCTCCACCACATCCACCAGCCCGTCAATCACATCCTCAGCTTCAACTAATGGCCTGTCAACCACATTGTCTGAAACAACAACCAGCCCATCGATAACAATGTCCAGCACAACA TATAACAAACAGCTCATCAACCACATCTTCCGAAATAACAGCCAGAAAATCAACATCACTCTCCACAACAACAACTCGACCGTCGACCACATCTTCAGAAACAATAACCAGCCCAAGGACCACCACTTCCAGCACACCCACTGGGCCATCTGCAATACTCTCCAGCACATCGACCAGCCCACCAGACACTTCCTCAGGCTTAACAATCGGCCTGTCAACCACATTGTTCGAAACAACAACCAGCCTATTCAAAACAAGCACAACACCCAGTCCATCAACCGTATTATCCAGCACAACAGCTAA